The Allostreptomyces psammosilenae sequence GCGTAGATCGCCAGCACCTCGGCCGGGTCCCGTCCGGTGGGGCCGAGCAGGCCGTTGAGGACGCGTTCCAGCTTGTCGCGGGAGCCGGGATGGTCCAGGGGCACCGGATCGAGTTGCAGCCGGCCGCGCATGTAGTCGAACACCAGGTCGGCGAGGCGGTCGTCGTAGGTGTGCATCGAGGTGACGGGGCGGCGGGCCGTGCCGCCCGGGGGCGCCGTGCCGTCGGGGCTCGTGGTGGTGGGGGTGGTGATGGGAGTGGCGCTGGTGGGATCGGCGGTGGCCGGGGTGGCGGTGGGGGCGGGGCCGGCGGTGCGGGGCGTGGAACGGGCGGGGAGGGTGGGCTCCATGGGGTCGGTGCTCCGCGGGAATCCGATGAGGGTGGGAGGGCGCGCCGGTCACCGGACGGCTCCGGTGCGTGTCCCGACGGCCTGCAACGACCCTAAGCACCCGTCTGACGTGGCCCAATGCACCACGCTTGCGCGTTGCGGGCGATCCGTTGCGCGCACACCCGTACGGCCGTCGATCCGTTGCGTGCGGCTTCTGGGGCAGCGGGCGCGGGCGCGGATTCCGGGGCGCTGGAGGGGGTGGGACGGCCGGTCAGCCGGCGACGTCGGAGCCGGAGCGCCGAACCAGCCGGGAGAGCACGACGGAGCTGCGGGTCCGCACGACGAACGGCTCGGCGTTGATCCGCTCCAGGGTCGCCTCGAAGTGCTGCACGTCGGCGGTGAGCAGGTGCACCAGGGCGTCGGCGTCGCCCGTGACGGTGCTGGCGGAGAGCACCTCGGGGTGCTTCTCCAGGGCCCGGGCGATCTCCGCCGGCGAGGTGCGGCCCCGGCAGTAGAGCTCCACGTACGCCTCGGTCGTCCAGCCCAGCGCGGCGGGTTCCACGGACGCCGAGAAGCCGGTGATGGCCCCGGACTCCACCAGCCGGTCGACCCGCCGCTTGACGGCGGGGGCGGAGAGCCCGACCAGCGCGCCGATCTCGGCGTACGTCGCGCGGGCGTCGTTGATCAACGCCGCGACGATACGGCGGTCGACGGGGTCGAGGGTCATCGCGGGCGTCCTGGGGCGGGGAGGGGTGGGGGAGCGGAAGCCGGGGATACGGGAGCGGGGACGGGGGGTGTACGGGGGAACCGGTCGAGGACGCGGTTCGGCTCGCCCGTCGGCCGGGTGCGACGCGGCCAGCGGGCGAGCCGGGGAGTGAACCGGGTGGGACGGCGGACGCGTCAGCGCGGGGTGCGCACCACCACGGTGCCGACGATCTTGTCGGCGAACGTCTGCTTCCGCTCGTCCCACAGCGGCCACAGGTAGCCGAGCATCAGGAAGCCGTCCACCACGTGGCACAGCCGCCGGACGAACGCCATGCCGAAGCCGATCGGCTGCCCGTCGGAGGCGCGGACCAGCCGGATGCCCATCGAGCGCTTGCCCGGGGTCTGGCCGGTGCGGCCCTCGCGGGCGATGAAGACCAGGCCGATGATGAAGCCCAGCAGGCCGCCGAGGCCGAGCAGCAGGTAGGCGACGGGGTTCACCTCGGGCGTGCTGTTGTAGGTGCCGCTGTAGGCGTCGTACGAGTTGGCGTAGTCCACCGTCGCGGAGATGATCATCACGTAGCCGATGGTGATCAGGATGCCCGGGATCAGGCCCGCGATCAGGTAGTCCATGAAGTAGGCCGCCACGCGGGCGCCCCAGTTGGCGTAGGACGGCGCGGCGTAGCCGCCACCGCCGCCGTAACCGTAGCCGGCCTGCGGCTGCTGGTAGCCGTAGGGGGCCTGGGGCGGGACCCCGGCGGGACCGGGCTGCGGGTAGCCGTAGCCCGGCTGGGCCTGGGGCTGCGGGGCGCCGTAGCCGCCCTGCTGCGGGTAGCCGTAGCCGGGCTGCTGGCCGGCGTAGGGGTTGGGGCCGGACGGGTAACTCACCGGGGCTCCTTCGACGTGGGTCTGAGGACGGGACTGGTTGGGTGGTGACTGGCTGGGTGGTAACTGACTCGGTGTGGTGACTGGCGGGGTGTGCGGAGGTGCGCTGTGCCCGTGGTCGGCGGGTTCGGCGGGGCGGCGGGTCCGGTGACGGTCGGTGGGCCGTGCGGACGGCTCCTGCCCGGCCGTCAGGTGGCGCGGGTGGCGGACGTCACGGGCGGCCGATGCCGATCCGCCACAGTTGCCAGGCCCATGCCACCGCAAGCGCCACGGCGAGCAGCGCCCAGCGGCTGACCACCGGGACGGCCGGCCAACGGCCGGGCGGCACGGCGGGGGCGGCGACCGCGGCGGACGCGGCCAGCGCCGTCACCGGATTGGCCAGCAGGGCCGCCGACCAGTTCCCGCGGCCGAGCTCGACGAGGAACGTCGTGCTGCCGCACGCCGGACACGGCAGACCGGCCACCAGTCGTAATGGACACAGCACCCCCGGGTCGTGCCAGGAGTGCAGGCGGGCCGCGGCCACCGCGGCCCCGCCGGCCAGCGCGCCCCGGAGCAGCACCTCGCCGCCGCGCCCCGCGGGGCGCCGTCGCCAGCCGGCCAGACGGGCGGCCAGCGGACCGGCCGGCCTGGGCGCGGGAGCGAAGCCGCCGCCAGGCGGGGCGACGGCCGCGCGGCCGGTCCGCCCGTGCCGCGCCCGCGGGCGCGCGGCGGATCCGTGGGCCGTGGTCCGCGCCCCGGTTTCCACCTCGGTCCGCCCGGCGGACGGCGCGGCGCTGCGATCGGGCACGCTCAGCCCCCGAAGGCCACCGGGGCGAGGAGCGCCGCCGAGTCCGGCAGGGCGGCCGGACCTGGCCGGGCCGCCGAATCGGGGAGGGGGCCGGCGGGGGCGTCGACCGCGAGCGTCACGGACGCCGGCGCCGTCGTCGACGGCATCACCTCGACGCTGTCCAGCCGGATGGCGACGGCCACCCAGGCGAGCGTCAGCGCGATGGTGGCGACGTTCAGCACCAGGCCGCCGACCGCGGCGGTGCGGCCGATCCCGGTGCGCCCGGCCTGCCGCAGCGCGGCGATGCCGAGGCCCAGGCCGACGCAGGCCAGCACCCCGCCGATGAAGAAGATCGCCAGCAGCGCGGAGATCACGCCGATGACCAGCGAGGCCGTCGCGTAGCCGTTGCTCTGCGGGGGCGCCTGCACCACGCCCGGGACGTAACCGGGGGGCACCGGCGGCTGCGCCGGGTACCCGACCGGGGGCTGCTGCGGGCCCGGGCCCGGCTGGGGGTAGCCGTACTGACCGGAAGGGCTGTGCGGGTAGCCGTAGCCTCCCGGCCCGCCGGCCCCACCGGTCCCCCCGCCGGCCGGCCCTGGCTGGGGCTGCGGCGGCCCCGCGTAGGGATTCGACATCCGTACTGCCCCCGTTCCGGCACGACGCCGCGCCGTGCCGTCCTCTCCGTATCGCTGTCCGCCGCACGCTCGCCCGCCCGGGCCACCTGGCGCGCCTCGGGCGCGCCGACGCCGAGCGCCCGTCGGGGCGCCGGCTGGCACGGGCCGGCCGGGTGGTCCACTTGCCGGCCGCGAGGGCCGGTGGGTTGGTGGTCGGCGATCCGTGCGACTGCCGGCCGCCATCGTCCATGCCGCGCGGGGGAGGTGTCCAGCCGATACGAGGCTTCGTTGCCCATTCGGAACGAATCGTCGCTTTCCGGCCACCCGTACGTGCGATTTCCATTCTGCCTGTCGAACACCTGTCAACGGTGCCCGACACGGCCGGGGAGTGCCGGTCGGCGCTCGCGCGGGGGGCCGTCAGTCCGCCCGCGGGGGGCGGCCGTTGCCCGAATGCTCGCCTGGGGCGCCCTGCCCGTTCCGGAATATCCCGCTCCGTCACACATATCCGCTTTTCGGACAACGCCCCGTAGGGGGCCCGAAGGGGGACCCCCTTACTTCAACGATGGCATGGAGCGTCGGCGCGCCGCAGCCCCCCGGTTCCGGCCTGTGGATAACTTCGCGGCGAGCCGGGCGGGCGCCCTACGGCGGGGCCCTGCGGGCGGGTGCCCGGCGGCGGGGCTCTCCCGGTGGGGCCCTGCGGGCGGGGCTCCCCGGACGGGTGCCCGGCGGCGGGGAGGGGGCGCGTGCGCGAACACTCCTCCTGATCCGGGAGGATGTACGTCGTGGGGGAGACGAGCCCGCCGGCGCGGGCCCGCGCTTCCCTCGCCCATCTCTCCCCGTGGTCCCCGGGCCCGGCGGCCCGCACCCCGGTCGGGCCGGCCAGCGCGTGGCGCCGGTACGCCGGTGCCCCTCGGGCCTGGACGGGGCGGGCCCCGAACGGGGGCCGTGGCCGGGAACGGGTCGCGCCTCGCCGAGCGTCGCCAGGATCGGGAGGCGGGGCACGCGCGGACCGCGAGGGAGCCGAGGAGCGCGAGGAGCACGGGGGGCGCAAGGAGTTGCCCCGCCGAGCGGCCGTGGCCCTCGCGGGGCAGGCTGGGACACAGCCAGGCTTGGACACAGCGAAGCACAGCTAAGGAGACGTCCGCATGAACGCCCGGGTCCTCGACGGTAAGGCCACCGCCGCCGCGATCAAGTCCGAACTCGCCGGCAGGGTCGCCGCGCTGCGGGAACGCGGCATCACTCCGGGCCTCGGCACCGTGCTGGTCGGCGACGACCCCGGCAGCCGCTCCTACGTCGCCGGCAAGCACCGCGACTGCGCGCAGGTCGGCATCGCCAGCATCCAGCGCGAGCTGCCGGCCGACGCCACGCAGGCGGACGTGGAGGCGGTCGTCGCCGAGCTCAACGCCGACCCGGCCTGCACCGGCTACATCGTCCAGCTGCCGCTGCCGGACGGCCTCGACGCCAACCGGGTGCTGGAGCTGATGGACCCGGCCAAGGACGCGGACGGCCTGCACCCCACCAACCTCGGCCGGCTGGTGCTCGGCCAGGAGGCGCCGCTGCCCTGCACCCCGCGCGGGATCGTGGAGCTGCTGCGCCGCTACGAGGTGGACATCGCCGGGGCGCACGTCGTGGTCGTCGGGCGCGGGGTCACGGTGGGGCGCCCGATCGGGCTGCTGCTCACCCGGCGCAGCGAGAACGCCACGGTGACGCTCTGCCACACCGGCACCAAGGACCTCGCCGCTCACGTGCGGCAGGCGGACATCGTGGTGGCGGCGGCCGGGGTGGCCGGGCTGATCACGGCCGACATGGTGCGCCCCGGGGCGGCCGTGCTGGACGTGGGCATCACCCGCACGGACGCCGGTCTGGTCGGCGACGTGCACCCCGACGTCCGGGACAAGGCGGCCTGGGTGGCCCCGATGCCGGGCGGTGTCGGGCCGATGACCCGGGCCATGCTGCTGACCAACGTGGTGGAGGCCGCCGAGCGCGCGGCGGCGGGTTCCGCGCGGTAACGACGGCGAGGACCGGGCCGCCCGGGCGAGCAGTGGGGCCGGCGCGGCCCGGGAGGCTCGGGTGGCCGGGGCCGCCGCGGCGTCCGGGGGCGGCGTCCGCGGGCGGCCGGCGGGTGCGGGGACAGGCGGGACGAGGACGGGACCGGGAGACGGGACGGAGCAGGACGATGGCAATCGTGCAGGACGCCGGCGGGGCCGCGGGCGAGCGGGGGGCCGGCCCGGACGCCGAGGGTCGGGGCGCCGAGGGGCGGGGCGGCGGGGACGGGACCCGGCCGCCGGCCGGCGCCACCGGGATCCGGCCGCGCTCTGCCAGGAGCGGGCGCACGGAGGGCGTCTACCCGCCGGAGGGCGGGATGCCGCGGCGCCGCGGGGGGGCGTTCCGGGAGTGGCCGATCACGCTGCTGCTGCTGGGGGCGGCGGCCGGCCTGGGGATCACGGCCACCGGCTCGTTCCGGGTGGGCATGGTGGTGCTGGGCTGCACGCTGCTGCTCGGCGCGGTGCTGCGCGGGGCGCTGCCGCGGGTGGGCATGCTGGCCGTGCGCAGCCGGTTCACCGACGTGCTGACGCTGACCGTGTTCGGCGCCGCCGTGGTGCTGTTCGCGCTGATCGCGCTGCCCGATCCGGTGCTGGACGTGCCCCTGGACGAGTTGAACTGGCGCTGAGCCGCCGGTGGGGCCCTGGCGGCGCCCGCCGGGGCGGCCCTCGGCGGAACGCCGCCCGGGCCGGGGGCCGAGGGGGCCCGGGGCCCGGGGTGGGGAGCGTGCGAGCGAGCGCGCCGGGTCACGGCTGTCGGCCGTGGCCCGGCGCCGCCGTGTCCTCGGGGTCGCCGGTGCCCGTCGGGGGCGGCTTGGCCTGGGTGTGGCCGTCCCCGGCGTGGTCGGCCTGGGCGTCCGCCGGGCCGCCGACCGGGGGCAGCATGAGGTGGGCGAGCTCCTTGGCGACGTCGATGATCTCCTCGTCGTCCGCGTCGAGGTCCTGGGCCGCCACGATCGCCACCTGGACGCTGATCAGCGCCATCCGGACCCGCAGCTGGTCGGCGACGGAGGCCTGCGGGTCGGTGAGGATGGCGAAGAGCTCGCGCAGCCGGCCGTGCATGCCGGCGTGCTTGGGGCTGAACTCCCGCAGCACGTGCTGGTTGGCCAGGGCGAAGCGGACCATCCGCAGGCCGCGGTCGCTGATCGTCTCCGCCCACCGGTCGACGACCTTGCGGGGCAGGTCGGGGGTGCGGGGCTGCGCGGAGGCCCAGGAGATGAGCTCGTCGACGACTTCGAGGCGATCGTCCAGCAGGGTGTGGACGATGTCCTCCTTGCTCTTGAAGTGGTAGTACAGGGCGGCCTTGGTGATGCCCAGCCGCTCCGCGATCTCCCGGAGCGAGGTGGCCTCGTAGCCCTTCTCCGTGAAGAGCGTCAGCGCGACTTCCTGGATCTCCGCCCGGGTGTCGCTGCCCCTGCGTCGCCTGGTGGCCTGCATGTCTCGCCCGCTCCTGTCCTGACCGACAACCTTGATCGTCCCCAGTCAAGGCTCCGGTTGCCAACTTACCGGTCGGCAAGTAGCT is a genomic window containing:
- a CDS encoding RDD family protein, translated to MSYPSGPNPYAGQQPGYGYPQQGGYGAPQPQAQPGYGYPQPGPAGVPPQAPYGYQQPQAGYGYGGGGGYAAPSYANWGARVAAYFMDYLIAGLIPGILITIGYVMIISATVDYANSYDAYSGTYNSTPEVNPVAYLLLGLGGLLGFIIGLVFIAREGRTGQTPGKRSMGIRLVRASDGQPIGFGMAFVRRLCHVVDGFLMLGYLWPLWDERKQTFADKIVGTVVVRTPR
- a CDS encoding DUF4190 domain-containing protein, whose protein sequence is MSNPYAGPPQPQPGPAGGGTGGAGGPGGYGYPHSPSGQYGYPQPGPGPQQPPVGYPAQPPVPPGYVPGVVQAPPQSNGYATASLVIGVISALLAIFFIGGVLACVGLGLGIAALRQAGRTGIGRTAAVGGLVLNVATIALTLAWVAVAIRLDSVEVMPSTTAPASVTLAVDAPAGPLPDSAARPGPAALPDSAALLAPVAFGG
- a CDS encoding TetR/AcrR family transcriptional regulator, which gives rise to MQATRRRRGSDTRAEIQEVALTLFTEKGYEATSLREIAERLGITKAALYYHFKSKEDIVHTLLDDRLEVVDELISWASAQPRTPDLPRKVVDRWAETISDRGLRMVRFALANQHVLREFSPKHAGMHGRLRELFAILTDPQASVADQLRVRMALISVQVAIVAAQDLDADDEEIIDVAKELAHLMLPPVGGPADAQADHAGDGHTQAKPPPTGTGDPEDTAAPGHGRQP
- a CDS encoding DUF3017 domain-containing protein, whose product is MAIVQDAGGAAGERGAGPDAEGRGAEGRGGGDGTRPPAGATGIRPRSARSGRTEGVYPPEGGMPRRRGGAFREWPITLLLLGAAAGLGITATGSFRVGMVVLGCTLLLGAVLRGALPRVGMLAVRSRFTDVLTLTVFGAAVVLFALIALPDPVLDVPLDELNWR
- a CDS encoding Lrp/AsnC family transcriptional regulator codes for the protein MTLDPVDRRIVAALINDARATYAEIGALVGLSAPAVKRRVDRLVESGAITGFSASVEPAALGWTTEAYVELYCRGRTSPAEIARALEKHPEVLSASTVTGDADALVHLLTADVQHFEATLERINAEPFVVRTRSSVVLSRLVRRSGSDVAG
- a CDS encoding bifunctional methylenetetrahydrofolate dehydrogenase/methenyltetrahydrofolate cyclohydrolase, producing the protein MNARVLDGKATAAAIKSELAGRVAALRERGITPGLGTVLVGDDPGSRSYVAGKHRDCAQVGIASIQRELPADATQADVEAVVAELNADPACTGYIVQLPLPDGLDANRVLELMDPAKDADGLHPTNLGRLVLGQEAPLPCTPRGIVELLRRYEVDIAGAHVVVVGRGVTVGRPIGLLLTRRSENATVTLCHTGTKDLAAHVRQADIVVAAAGVAGLITADMVRPGAAVLDVGITRTDAGLVGDVHPDVRDKAAWVAPMPGGVGPMTRAMLLTNVVEAAERAAAGSAR
- a CDS encoding DUF2752 domain-containing protein, with protein sequence MPDRSAAPSAGRTEVETGARTTAHGSAARPRARHGRTGRAAVAPPGGGFAPAPRPAGPLAARLAGWRRRPAGRGGEVLLRGALAGGAAVAAARLHSWHDPGVLCPLRLVAGLPCPACGSTTFLVELGRGNWSAALLANPVTALAASAAVAAPAVPPGRWPAVPVVSRWALLAVALAVAWAWQLWRIGIGRP